aaatattttatacctgttgatccactaatcctatcaatacatgtaaatatttggtgtaaaatgcagtttatcatcttttcatggtcatcagatatgacccatttggacgttcacaggctccatagtgaatgtggaaacaccttcatcttctacagcattgattcaccagtaaaacccatggagttggatcaatgacagtggatggagacacttagtttatgttcagttaatgatagattttgttgaaaaactctctttttcttcagttttctctgtttctgatataataaaacacaactttaatctgaggtttcatgagcatctacattggtgtttttcaaccttggggtcaggaccccacgcaggggtcacctggaattcaaatggggtcgcctgaaatttttaataattgattaaaaaaaaaaacaaaaaaaaaaacttactaataaaaaatatatggtgagttgacagagacaatcacaatccataaaagacatgacaaactgtgaagctgaaactgaagcactgtggtactgtttatctttcaaatgttcattgtggtcggttttagatgctgcagctctttcataattcatagtttgagttattgtttgttcagtattaattgtcagccttgtaaatccaagctggactgactgtacatatcttgacaaaagaaaataaaattctcactttgtgcagtaatctacacctggcttttctgcctccgtccataataatattcattatatagactaaatattgtctaaaatttacgtttatttgcaacacagtatagcaaactattacatgatcaaaaacaaattaattttagcaaaaaaaaaaaaaaaaaaagtttctgttttgaatgtctggggtcgccagaaatttgtggtgttaaaatggggtcacgagccaaaaaaaaggttgggaaccactgataaatatagaaaaatagttgatttacactgacaaaacacacaatacagtgtgtacggtttttctctctatttaacctttcttaagtgatttatcaccattaatcataatttgatcctctgtattttgcattttttcagtgaaattcaggcattttcctatatttaatttattgatcatatacTGTAATCTTCAtggtgagattacatttgaggattactatgtcaaaaaaagagaaaacttaagataaactgactttttcagtaaaagatattaactgaatgtaaaaacaagtgtgtccatccgctgtcattgatcaaactccacagattttactggtgaatcaatgcatTTTACCTGAGGTATTTTAATGTATTgctagaattagtggattaacaagtattgaacattttagatcagtagatggttttggtcaccggtggatacttgggtctttatgggttaattacatgAGAATATCATCGTATTGATACAAAGAACAATCACACAACAGGACATACAAAGGCCATAGCAGATGAAGACACTTATGTAAGACTAATCAGTAATTAGAACACAACAGGGACTCATGGTAATTTTTCAGTCAACAGCCAAACTTGTCATACTATATCTCAGATTGTGTCTGTGTGATGCAGGTTACCCTGAGGAGACCTACCCAGCCTATGACGATGAGCGCTACAGCAGCAGCAGACCTTATAAACCCATCACTCTGGCAAAGACCAACGACCAGCTCACTGCTGAGGCTCTGGCAGAGAGGATGGAACAAGAGGAGGAAGAAGTTCTGGCAAGGAAACTGGAAGTAGTgcgagaggaggatgaagaggaagaggaggaggatggtgatgaagaggaggaagaggaggaggaggaagaagagcaagaagaagaagaggaggaggaggaggaggaagaagaggcagCGGAGAAAAGGCAGTTGCTTCCTCCTTCACCGATGCGTGTTACAGATAAATTGCAGGAGAGGATTGGTTTGGAGGTGAGCAGAGAGCTCCAGTATCACAGCGGAGGAAAGAAACAAATAACCTTCAGTGAACACAACGACGTGTACCGTTACCCCAGAGAGGATACAtatgaggaggagatggaggggaTGGAGGAGCAGAAGCAgtggcaggaggaggagcaggagcaggagcaggaggaggaggaggaggaggaggaagaagaggaggaggaagaggaagtaacagagatggaggaagaggaaggtgATGAAGATGATCCAGTGATGGAAGCAGAGAGCCTGCAGTTCAGCTGTGAGGGCTGTCCCAAcccagaagaagaaacagaggagGCCATAGGGGAGGGGTTGTTCATGTCAGTGCCTGTGGAAGGGGACGCTCAGGTCCACGGAGACCCACCCAAAGAGGTGGGGGGCAGTGGGCTGAGGATGAGGAACAGACGAGAGACTTAAAAGGCTGTTCTTTTTGCCTGGAataaatgttaaccctttcatgaattgcatgaattatgagaaccttaatcaagattttttttcctgagtgtttttattcctctttaggcatggaaaaaaaaacaaacaatgtgattgattttttttttttttttttttaatcaacctatttttcatggagttacaaaaatgtccactcagctacaccatgaattttattcttgaagcaaagaaacatgtatttaaaacccaatatcataaagtgatatgaaaacagtgaaatgaaaccatgtttaatgcagctaatctgatgttttctcacattttaacatattccaatactagttattactcacttcatggagataatatgcaaaaaataaatattaacaattgatttccactcaagaaccaatcaagaacagcaaagttacaataatgatatgaattggagtttatgagatgatgcataagtgtccactgtgttggttgatatggaactaaaacaacaaaacccatgaatatacaagagtaaagctgtagagtaactgtccactgtagtgaccactatgcatgaaagggttaaacacagtcAACTGTTGTACTTTGTGAACATTACTATTAACTTACTATGTATGTGTAAAATATAGTCAATAGAAAGATGCGATGATGTTCTTAAGTCATATTTTCATGTAAAAGTCTCCTTTCACACCTCAAATAAAAACTTCATATTCCACATGTGTATTTTCATCTGTAAAAAACTATGTCTGTGTAACTTACAGTAAGCATTTGAGACCTAAAACCTCACAGCATAAGCAAATAGATATTTCATTCTCATATATCTgtctttgataaaaaaaaaaaaaaaaattgaaacatttttttgaaaAGAGTCAGTTATTTCAGGAGATACAGTCATGGTTGGTATTAACAGGTCAGGACTGGCTTAAATATTTCAGAGCGGATTTGTTTACCCAAAAAAATACTCATCTTCTCTATCATCTTCCCAGAATAAAGGTCAGAGTAGTCTCATATCTGCCTCATGAGTTATAGCATGAGCTCTCGTAGGTCAGAGAATTAAGGTTTCAGAAGAAACGAGGAGCACTCGgatagcgcagacctccgccaaggctgatcagtggccccccccccgtgggcccccccatcaccaccaaaatttcatcatttcttccttatcccatttccaacaaaccctgaaaatttcatccaaatctgtccataactttttgagttatgttgcacactaacggacagacaaacaaacagacagacaaacaaaccctggcaaaaacataacctccttggcggaggtaataaaatatgtGAAATCAATATTTGAGGCTGTCAGAATGAAGCCTGGCTCCCCCTAGTGGTGAAATAAGGTTCTACTCCAGGGGACGCTCTGGTGTATAATACAGCATCTTACGCTGCAACATGACAAATGCAGCCAGAGAGCATTGTAATTTACCCCCCAGCACGAATTATAATGGAAATGACAATCTGCCTGTGGTACTAACAGAGCACAaacagaggaggtggaggctgTGGTACAGGAGGCTTTGCACACCAGAAACGCACATCAGAGGTGTATCAGCAAGATGAAGTATGTGTAGGTATTTTTCATCTGCCACAAGTCATTTTATGCCTGTAGAAACTTAATTTTACCCTTCATGTTCATCCtttgttttacattatattttgtaGACAGAGTGAGCAACTACAGTGACTGTCTTgggctttttctttctttcttttctttctttctcggtgctttttttttttttttttaaattacatttacaCGTCATAAGCATCACATTTTCACATATTCTATATTATTGACCCTATTTAACAATATAACAATGAATTTTGTCCTTTAAGATATTCTAGGGTCCTAACATTGCACTCATAGAACAGACCTTATGCATTATTAGTTGCACCAGTGTTTCTGCTGTTATTATATGAACTATCTTCTTTTAAGAAATCCTATTAGCATCCCATTATGGACCATGTTTTGTCTATATATTTATTCATAACAAActgtgatgtgtgtttgtgtaaaatgcaACAATTGCCTTCCATTCACATTTTTTCAGTTCTTCTGTGACTAAGccaatgaccaaaaaaaaaaaaaaattactgatttTTGGCCATACCCATCTGAGGAACCAGTAATCTAATGGTCATGACAAAGCATCACTTTAAGCACTCAGGCTGCCTCTTTGTGAACATGACCTTGAACATGGTAAACataagaactaaataaatcatgtCCAGATCTGAATGAAAGGCTAAAGCAATCTAAAACAGAGACACATGGATAGATCACAAAACCATACCTTAATTATTGCACTTATATTTGATAAGTTACAACAACATACAGATCTTTACTAACCTCAGAGCCTGTTTGGTCTCTATCATGAGGTTGAATATGTACTTAACACAGTCTCAGATTTATATATACTCAGAAAAGCAAATAAATGAACTTATTCTAGGACTGATTTTTTTCCGTGAAAGGAGAGAGGATCTGAACTTCTGTTTGTTTGGAAGGAGGGCAACAGTTCATGAGTCAGTACCAAATCCAGGctcaacacaaaatatttaatatctttGGGATTTTTAATAGAACAGAACACGTGTTTTGACtgaagttttatttttccatgATCAAAAGACTGTGTCTATACCACCACAGTAAAATTGTACACCATTTACTGTACATCACAACGAGTGCAcaagaaacagaaaatgaaagaacCTTTGGTTCCTGGACACATGTATGAAAAGCAGACTTTACAGCAAAAGTATCAACATTTTTGAGATACAAATTTAAAATAGTTAGA
This sequence is a window from Sphaeramia orbicularis chromosome 3, fSphaOr1.1, whole genome shotgun sequence. Protein-coding genes within it:
- the ric3a gene encoding protein RIC-3; this translates as MSITTCQKVTLISCSVLCVSLFLPRMLLPRGKEDMGQPEVGPGFYPPVMHQLSFPEDSDQWGVDPSYSMTHNAEIVAKVKGIGRKKYNLMAQVIPIYGFGILLYIFYIIYKLTCKQKAKSGNLMTISKTPMGQRTATDYELARLQERLLQTEMMMERIVSGKGRESGSGKRRRSRSAASKKEEKLLRQLRQITQLMQEGRLEGASPEMEAEEVPYGADWEGYPEETYPAYDDERYSSSRPYKPITLAKTNDQLTAEALAERMEQEEEEVLARKLEVVREEDEEEEEEDGDEEEEEEEEEEEQEEEEEEEEEEEEAAEKRQLLPPSPMRVTDKLQERIGLEVSRELQYHSGGKKQITFSEHNDVYRYPREDTYEEEMEGMEEQKQWQEEEQEQEQEEEEEEEEEEEEEEEVTEMEEEEGDEDDPVMEAESLQFSCEGCPNPEEETEEAIGEGLFMSVPVEGDAQVHGDPPKEVGGSGLRMRNRRET